The Eublepharis macularius isolate TG4126 chromosome 3, MPM_Emac_v1.0, whole genome shotgun sequence genome has a window encoding:
- the LOC129325885 gene encoding hemoglobin subunit beta-2-like: protein MVHWTAEEKQIINAIWSKTDVGPTGGEALATLLVVYPWTQRFFPDFGNLSSATAICGNPKVRAHGKKVLTAFGDAIKNLDNIKQTFAKLSELHCDKLHVDPENFKLLGDVLIIVLASHLGKEFTPAYHAAFHKLVRVVAHALAHRYH from the exons ATGGTGCACTGGACCGCTGAAGAGAAGCAGATCATCAACGCGATCTGGAGCAAGACCGATGTGGGTCCAACCGGTGGCGAAGCCCTTGCCAC ctTACTGGTGGTGTACCCCTGGACCCAGAGGTTCTTTCCCGACTTTGGGAACCTCTCCAGCGCCACAGCCATCTGTGGCAACCCCAAGGTTCGCGCCCATGGCAAGAAGGTGCTGACCGCCTTTGGAGATGCCATCAAGAATCTGGACAACATCAAGCAGACCTTTGCCAAGCTGAGCGAGCTGCACTGCGACAAGCTGCACGTGGACCCCGAGAACTTCAag CTTCTGGGGGATGTCCTCATTATCGTCTTGGCGTCCCACTTGGGCAAAGAGTTCACTCCTGCCTACCATGCCGCCTTCCACAAGCTGGTCCGGGTGGTCGCCCACGCCTTGGCTCACCGCTACCATTAA